A window of the Caldicellulosiruptoraceae bacterium PP1 genome harbors these coding sequences:
- a CDS encoding 2-phosphosulfolactate phosphatase, producing MEIRLFDNYLNVDNEYLCNSISLVIDTFRATTVLITALYNGAKYIIPVEEIEEALLLKDINHNLVIGGERKALKIPGFDLDNSPLSYRKDIIEGKAVAITTTNGTRALKVALKSKRIFPIALINAKYTIEYLIKHVFNSHHITKLAIICAGNEKRLTLEDVLTGGYIVKILKENLNEDIVFDDFSILAEDLYDRYKNNPKDILSKARHFKNLIDAGFENDIKFCLNIDSIDCVCEYKDLKVEKVK from the coding sequence TTGGAGATAAGGCTTTTTGACAACTATCTAAACGTTGATAATGAGTATTTATGTAATTCAATTTCACTTGTTATTGATACATTTAGAGCAACAACAGTTTTAATTACAGCATTATATAATGGTGCAAAATATATTATTCCTGTTGAAGAGATTGAGGAGGCCTTGCTTTTAAAAGATATTAACCATAATTTAGTTATTGGTGGGGAACGAAAGGCTCTAAAGATACCAGGATTTGATTTAGATAATTCTCCGCTTTCATATAGAAAGGATATAATAGAAGGCAAGGCTGTGGCTATAACAACAACAAATGGAACACGTGCTTTAAAGGTTGCACTAAAGTCAAAAAGAATATTTCCTATTGCATTGATAAATGCTAAATATACAATTGAATATCTTATAAAACATGTATTTAATAGCCACCACATTACAAAATTAGCTATCATATGTGCAGGGAATGAAAAGAGATTAACTTTGGAGGATGTCCTAACAGGAGGCTATATTGTTAAAATCCTGAAAGAAAACCTAAATGAAGATATTGTATTTGATGATTTTTCAATATTAGCAGAGGATCTATACGATAGATATAAAAATAACCCAAAAGATATTTTATCAAAGGCAAGGCACTTTAAAAACTTAATTGATGCTGGTTTTGAAAACGATATTAAGTTTTGCTTGAACATTGATAGTATAGATTGTGTTTGCGAATACAAAGACTTAAAAGTTGAGAAGGTGAAATAA
- a CDS encoding DUF6512 family protein: protein MLSIYMSSYTKRKFRRRIKIFEIVGIIIILMLSSLFHFCFDWLGKVKWTAAVFAVNESVWEHLKIGFFAAFFYAIFEFLVFGRKLLNFIPAKAVSFLLIPLLTATFFYTYTAFIEDNLFFDIMTLVLAVIIAQIVSIKIMLYEKKIKKMPYILLIIFLLIIFPLLTFYPPKIFLFYDFAHKKYGI, encoded by the coding sequence ATGTTAAGTATATATATGTCATCCTATACCAAAAGAAAATTTAGAAGAAGAATTAAGATTTTCGAGATTGTTGGAATAATTATAATATTAATGTTATCCTCCCTTTTTCATTTTTGCTTTGACTGGCTTGGGAAAGTAAAATGGACAGCAGCAGTTTTTGCTGTAAATGAAAGCGTTTGGGAACATCTTAAGATAGGCTTTTTTGCTGCTTTCTTCTATGCTATCTTTGAATTTTTAGTATTTGGTAGAAAGCTTTTGAATTTTATTCCCGCAAAAGCAGTATCCTTTTTATTAATACCACTTTTAACTGCAACCTTTTTTTACACATATACAGCCTTTATTGAAGATAACCTGTTTTTTGATATAATGACTTTAGTCTTAGCAGTTATTATAGCCCAAATTGTTAGTATTAAAATTATGCTTTATGAAAAGAAAATAAAGAAAATGCCCTACATATTATTAATAATATTTCTTCTTATAATCTTTCCTTTATTAACATTTTATCCACCTAAGATTTTTCTTTTTTATGACTTTGCTCATAAAAAATATGGAATATAA